A region of the Mytilus edulis unplaced genomic scaffold, xbMytEdul2.2 SCAFFOLD_998, whole genome shotgun sequence genome:
TTTGGTTGTTTGGCAGATTACTCGTGTTTGTATTTCTGGGAGGGTTTCTTTTTACCGAAATGCGGGCAATACCCTTTCTAACATGACAAAACGACTTAATATAAATTCACAAAATACTTCTAGAGGTCAACATACGACCTTCAACTATAAGTACGGGCTACAACACATACTATAGCATAAGTCAAATTGATCAAGCGTAGAGAAAGATGTACATTTAACAAATTTATGTCTACAATTCAAACCATATTTCCTTTATGACAAAGACAGTCGCCGATTTCTTGGCTTTGGAATGGTACATAAACTAGTCAGCACTCAACTTCCTGATATGCCAAACttttttggaattaaaaaaaaatattcgcaACTTTGTCATTTTTCGATGTCCATTTGGGATTTGTGGGTCCCGAATGCTCTTCAATTCGTTCTTTAGTTAAGCTTTTCAATTTCTCATTGTATCCTAGCATTACTAATGTATCTTATGAAGATGAAGCTCTCGTCTGGGGGTAAAATATTGTGTTCAGCTTTGAACCTATGATAAGATTTTCATGCATGTAACTGTAAACACTGAACATATTTTCCAATAGTTGTGTTGTAAAGCGAATTGTTTGTTTCTAGTCCAATACCCGATATATAATCTGAAATTAGGAATAAGTTTGGCGTCCTTAAGTGagatttaacttttttaataagtATTATTTACAGTCAATTTAAATGACACATGTATACAAAATAATCATTCTTATATCTACAATATTGatacaattttcaataattgATACGAAACATAATACTACTTCAATAAAGTTGAAATCACAATATTGCCATGTCCATTCTAATCTGTCTAACCTTAAGTGAACTTTGAtacccactaacatgtttaaccctgtcacattctgtatgtgtctgtacaaagtcaggaggatgtaattcagtggttgttatttgttgcctgtgttacatatttgttttacgtcATTATTTTGCATatcaattaggccgttagttttctctctGTTGAACTGTTTTTCagtttgtcatttcggggtcttttctAGTTAACTATTCGATATGGGCCTGGCTCATtgttaaggccgtacggtgacctattctagctgttaatgtctgtgtcagttggtctcttgtggagagttttctaattgacaatcacaccacatctttttttttatatttgtgtaaTAATCGCGGTCAGTTTGATTAACAAaacataaatgttaaaaaatgactcaaagtataaacatttaaaaactttTCACATGACATAAAATGTTCGGCAAGTATGACATATCGGTTTCATGGATAGTGAATACATTGGCAAGCACTTGAAGCCTGAACAGTTGTAAAAAGCGGTCAAAGCTTCTTAATGAATTCTATCCTTAGCTTGAAAATAATATGTATTATACACTGAAAAAGTCGTGCTTAGAATTAAACACTTGTGTTGCATGTTTAGATCTAAACGTGTTTAGGATTGTGTATAATTTCTGAACACATTACTCAGTAGGCacataatatctatttaaacacgtttaaaaatgaaagtgtttagAAATCAAACACATACTTTTAAACTAAACACGATTATAAACACAATCATAAACATATTGTACTGAGACACGTTTAGACCTAAACATGTAAAAAAGTGCACAAATGATGTGCTTAGAATTGTGTTTAGGTTCTAAACTCTATTTTTACAGTGTAGATACCAAAAATGAACCtaaacataattgtttttttttctccattagtTTTTCCTATTTTCTCTTTGTCTTTTCAGGTAAAAATGGATAAACAAAGTTGTGCTGTTTGCAAACAAGCAgcgataattatagattatcgttggtcattTCAACGATCCTGTACGGCGAAAGttagaaaagcaatcgagttgagatgaccaatgataatctgtttattgctattttacttatgccgacgttgttaatttcattgacaacagcACGTGCGCCattagtttctagcgatattttttcatatcattctactgtattgagaaaggaaattatcagtcagaaAGACCAAAAGAAAATTTCGTAGAATAGTGATAATAAATAAATTCGTGATAAACATGTTTGGAATATTTGTAGTCTTAAATTTTTCATTACTTCGTTTTTCAGATGAAGAGCTTTCAGATGAGATGTTAAAAGACTTAATAGTATTCTGGAAAAAGAACAATACGGATATTGCTAAACGGTTTGTGCAACAGAGAAAAGAAAGAAGAGGTAAGCAATGTTATGTTTAGTCTGATACAAGATACTAAATACAGAAAAAGTTGATGAGTGCTCTGTTCACCCATCGGGACCAATTGAGATCACctctggggttgaagtcataaaactttgctcagtgctcgggagcaaaaaaatcatgcattttgattggttgattttggagtatgagtatGAGTatggagtatgagtacaaaaaacaatttcaaaagttttatgacttcaaggccaggTTCATTGAAAAGTTTCTGTAGCTcgatctttagttttctatgtggtgtTTCGTAATTTGTTGTTTgccttttggtatttttttttgtatttgacaaagttgttgtcaatataaaaaagaagatgtggtatgatagccaatgagacaactctccaccagagaccaaaatgacgcagaaattaacaagtataagtcaccgtacggccttcaacaatgtcagtttgttttcgacttgtaaGTTTAAGTTTGAaaatccctttggtatctgtctCCTCTGTTTGgtattaagtttcattttagtATGACAGATTAAGTTTACCTGTAAGACCAAGCGGTTTATACAACATTTGAGAGATAGAAAAAAATGCAAAGTATTTAGTAAATCTGATCGAAAAATTAAGATAAATTGGTGAGATCAACAATTGAAGAATTGAAAATGTCATATAAGATTGAGGACCATTCTACGACACAAGTAGGTACAATTAAGAAAATCCTGCGAAGGTGTAATTGTGATACAAACTAGATTGATTGACACCAAGCTTTGTCGTGGTTATTCTGGAAAACAACGCTTTCAGAAAACTGTACTATTTTTCAAATGATTCTTCAAAAGAATTGATTATAGTGTTTGCATTGAAAAGCATTTGATAATGAAGGGAAACTAATTACATCATGTTCTTTAGGGAAGAGGGGTATGGTTTTTcctaaaacaaatatatgatccccaatttgatgattTTCAAGtagatgaccaaaaaaaaaaaaatattctgaatccagattttatCCATAAaggcatatattttattattttgaaaaaataattttattaatagcgtcgtaaaacaaaacaaaatataaatcggacaaaaaaccataccccccttgaagttaaatggttgcacCCTAAGTTAATGTTGGTGTCAGCTTTATGAATAGGAATATGTAGGTTACAGTAACTCTACCTTGGTCAGACAAAACAAATTCCATAATCTGCGTATCGTACGATAAAAGGAAAAACCAAATCggttcttttgtttcttttttgccATAGGCACGATTTAAACGTAAAGGTGAGCTTAATTGAAATTCGAAACTTATTTTTCGAATGATCAgctacataaaaaaaactataaaagaatGCCTCTTTGTTGCAATAATATACTAATATGTGGtaattgtattattatttttttagcaAAGAAAAAGGCCACTACCTTGGTACCAGGCTCTGTAGGAGAAAGGAGGACATCGATTGAATTCGAGGATTTAGATATGACTAGACATGGACTACGACTAAAAAACACATGAACCATTACACAAGAATAaaagaaagataatgaacataCCGGAAGCAGATTGCACCGGAAGTGACGAGGACTCTTTCAGTTCGGAGGCCGCTTAAGTCGGCAAATGAACAGAGAATGGATATGATCATCCACAGAACTAGTTCAAAAACTAATATGTGTAAGGCTGAAGAAAAGATCTTTAAATCAAAACTTGCAACATCGTTGTCAGTTCCAAAAGCGGATTCTCCAACTGGATTCAGACCTCGTGTAGGATCCAGTTCAGACAAATTTAGGAATCGAACAGACTCAGGATCgaaaaaagactttaaaaaaggCCTCGTAGTGGAGTCGGATCGACCAAGAGCAGTTTCAGCAAAATCCGCTCGAAAACCAACTGTCTCAGAATCCGAAAGTTTCCGTCAAAGATCAGATTCAGGCTCGTCGAAGTCTCCACCTGAACCTAAAAAGCGGTACAGGAATCCAGTAACAAAACAAGTACCAATGCCAATAACAGCAACATCAGCTCATTGACAAAAACAATGACACActgtataaaatcaaaattaacatttatttaaTGTTTTGCTTATGAAAATCGTGCATTTTTGGCTCATTGCTATATTTTATTCTAtgaatgtaaataaatgtatatattgttCTAAGACAATTAGACAAGACACTTTTCATTTCGTTTCCTTACTATCTTACTGTctattttgttttaaccaatagcAGTTAAagtatatgtatacatttttgcTGTCAATTTCAAGAGTATCCTTAgtatttcccccaaaaaaataatcAGGTTTTGTAAAAAGATTAATAATATTTATAGTTATTACCGTTATATAACCGTTGATTGATGATTCATGTGATCACATGCGTGCTGATTATACTTGGCTGGTGGTACCCTCTGAGAGGAAACCTCCAACAGCAGTGTCATCGATCCTGTTGATGTAAATAAACCCATCAAAGATCCCGGAATAAAATACTTGCGTTTCAGCTACAAAAAGATCATGAGTGACGCTCATgatcaaataaaacaattgtattcacaagaggggcgaaagatactagagggacattcaaactcatggatagaaaataaactgacaaggtcATGGCTcaaaaaagaaaacgacaaacagatGAAAAATAGTACACAAGCTAATATCaatagaataagcaacacgaacccaatcaaaaactAGGGCCTACTTCGATTCGCCCAACTCGGGTTACTCGAGTTACATTTTTAAGTCTGATTGCGCATGCGTCAAGAGCGCATCAATCGAAGCAAAAACTGATAGAGAGTTACTAAGGGTCCATTGTTTACTATATTAGCATGGATGAATTTACGATACTAAACCATATTATAgtgatgatgaataaatgatcGCAATTTAGTATATAATTGATTCTAACCAAAATTCTTAATACAATTATTGACAACTTTGTTGCCCAGGGACATGTATTTTCACCTCAGCGGGAAATGCAaagttttttcatttatttcgGATCTCGGGATTCGATGATTTTTTCCCCTGGGATACAGGATCAGACCCCTTATAAACCCCATACATGGCTGCGTGTAGGCtaagcatatacatgtagtttatgaTTACGGAAAGGGGCAAAGGGGGTCCTAATAAGAGCAGAAcaacagggactttctatactaagtatatatagaaagtccctgagaACAGTGAACTGATTTTAACAGCTAGACATACATTCACAATAGCCGATAACAATGCATAAAAAACACCCAGAACACAAGAACAGTAAACGCCACCTTGCCCCCTCCCTCCCGAAAAGTATAACGGAGGTTCACATGTGTACATTATAGAGAATATTAACAATTATTGATGGACATTGATATAATACAAAAGATATATATTGCGGTGTTTTAATGTGACTATTGTAATTGAACACTTAAACTTCTATTTCGTCACATAAAATGGCTAAAATCCGTTTAAAtcgtaaaaatatattttggaaaAGCACTCCCGTATCTTTCGTCGCCATATTGCCGTTTAACTCGACTCGATTATATCAGGGACAGGGTTGATATCGAGTTAACTCGAGggttgtaaaatgaaaaaaaaactcggGTACTTCGATTACAACTCGAGTAACTCGGGTTAACCGAGTTGGACGAATCGAAGTAGGCCTTGGGGTAATGttaggtgatccggaagggtaagcagatcctgttccatatGCGGCACcggtcgtgttgctcgtgttactACAAACCCGATTAATGGTCTTTTCGATAGGTCACATTGGTATAAGAAATAGCATGGAGGACTCTAAGAGTAAAATCATATTATGTCTTCCTGAAGATTAAAGCTAGTACATTAAACTCCAAAACAGGACTTCGGTTAAGCATACATCAAGCTACAAGTTCATTCATATAACATTTACGAATTGTCACCCTAAGCATAATTGTAATATTTGGTGCTTGACGTAGCGCTCATCAACCGatcaatgtacatgtagatagtCCATTGTGTGCCTTCCAAAGTAATATCCGatatttttgtttctaatgtaATTAAATTTTCACTCGACTTGCTTGCCcagttttagattatttttatatggtttatTCAGTTTGTTCAATAAAGAAAAAGTAATATGGGATGACTTTGTGTTGCTTGCAGTAGGTTCTTTTATTACGACACAACTATAATGTGTCTACAATGAACTCCGAGTactgcaaataaaaaagaaagaacatctcttgtggagaattgtctcattggctatcataccgcaacttcttttttatattaaggtGCATGTATATAATCGAGAATGAAAATGTGGAATGattcaaagagacagcaacccgacaaATGAGCAGAAACAAACCGAAGTCCTAAAATGGGggttcaactggcccctaaactcAAACGAGTACTAGTTTAATGAAAAACACATATTTAGAACTGACGAGAGTGTTGACTTGACATACAGAAGAAtttgtggcagggttaaacaatttattttagaTCTCAACTatattggtcttttgtggatagttgtctcattggcaatcataccacatcttctttttaactcacctggcccgaatggccaagtgagcttttctcatcacttggcgtccgtcgtccgtcgtctgtcgtcgtccgtcgtctgtcgtctgtcgtcgttaacttttacaaaaatcttctcctctgaaacatctgggccaaataaaatcaaacttggtcacaatcatgaTTAGGGTATTtggtttaaaaattgtgtccggtgatccggccaaccaaccaagatggccgccatggctaaaaatagaacataggggtaaaatgcagtttttggcttataactcaacaaccaaaacatttagagcaaatctgacagggatacaATGTTAATCAGttccagatctatctgccctgaaattttaagatgaatcggacaactggttgttgggttgctgcccctgaattggtaattttaaggaaattttgctattttttgttattatcttgaatataattatagatagagataaactacaaaaatgttcagcaaagtaagatttacaaataagtcaataggaccaaaatggtcagttgacccctttaggagttattgccctttatagtccatttttaaccatttttcgtaaatcttagttatcttttacaaaaatcttctctgaaactactgggccaaataaaatcaaacttggccacaatcatcattggggtatctagtttaaaaattgtgtccagtgacccggccaatcaaccaagatggtcgccaaggctaaatatagaacataggggtaaaatgcagtttttggcttataactcaaaaagcaaagcatttagagcaaatctgatagagGTTGATATTGTTAATTAGGTCAAGATTTAtttgccctcaaattttcagatgaatcagacaa
Encoded here:
- the LOC139508549 gene encoding uncharacterized protein (The sequence of the model RefSeq protein was modified relative to this genomic sequence to represent the inferred CDS: added 115 bases not found in genome assembly); the encoded protein is MAATDLLDVKTDADYIALRRRMSRLRVTTHKPVDDEDDDEELSDEMLKDLIVFWKKNNTDIAKRFVQQRKERRAKKKATTLVPGSVGERRTSIEFEDLDMTRHGLRLKNT